In a single window of the Niabella ginsenosidivorans genome:
- the rplV gene encoding 50S ribosomal protein L22, protein MRLLADLIRGQKVDLVLAELEHNPKHPAVPLRKLVLSAIVNWKQANEGADESGLVVKTIYVDGGRTLKRMRPAPQGRGYRVRKRSNHVTLVVDVAGEDKKAAKKAKAVAKKEEAPKAPVKKKAAAKKSTKESKKA, encoded by the coding sequence ATGAGGCTGTTGGCTGATTTGATCCGCGGCCAGAAAGTGGATTTGGTATTGGCCGAATTAGAGCACAATCCCAAACACCCTGCCGTTCCTTTGCGCAAATTGGTTTTAAGCGCCATTGTGAACTGGAAGCAGGCAAATGAAGGCGCTGATGAGTCTGGATTGGTTGTAAAAACGATTTATGTGGATGGTGGCAGAACTTTAAAGCGCATGCGCCCTGCACCCCAGGGACGTGGCTACCGCGTTCGTAAACGTAGCAACCACGTAACATTAGTGGTAGATGTGGCGGGTGAAGATAAAAAAGCTGCAAAGAAAGCAAAAGCTGTTGCAAAAAAAGAAGAAGCTCCCAAAGCTCCTGTAAAAAAGAAGGCTGCTGCAAAAAAGTCAACAAAAGAATCTAAAAAAGCATAA
- the rplC gene encoding 50S ribosomal protein L3 — protein MKGIIGKKLGMTSIYDPSGKQTACTIIEAGPCVVTQVKTSDSDGYNALQISFGDKKENRTLLSEKNHFAKANTSAKKFSKEFRDYSIEKNLGDTITVDIFEEGEKVDVVGTTKGKGFQGVVKRHGFHGVGEQSHGQHDRQRAPGSLGNSSDASRVMKGMRMAGRMGGDRVKLKGLKVVKIFPEKNYILVSGSVPGHIGSIVFIQK, from the coding sequence ATGAAAGGTATTATTGGGAAAAAATTGGGAATGACCAGTATCTATGATCCCTCAGGTAAGCAAACAGCCTGCACGATCATTGAGGCAGGTCCTTGTGTTGTAACTCAGGTAAAGACATCTGATTCAGACGGCTACAACGCCTTACAGATCTCTTTTGGCGATAAAAAAGAAAATCGCACATTGCTTTCTGAAAAAAACCACTTCGCCAAAGCTAACACTTCCGCAAAAAAATTCTCAAAAGAGTTCAGGGATTATTCCATAGAAAAAAATTTAGGGGACACTATTACTGTTGACATCTTTGAAGAAGGTGAAAAAGTAGATGTAGTAGGTACTACAAAAGGTAAAGGGTTCCAGGGTGTGGTAAAACGCCATGGTTTCCATGGGGTAGGTGAGCAGTCGCACGGTCAGCATGACCGCCAGCGTGCTCCCGGTTCATTGGGTAACTCTTCCGATGCCAGCCGTGTAATGAAAGGTATGCGTATGGCAGGCCGTATGGGTGGCGACAGGGTAAAGCTGAAAGGCCTGAAAGTAGTAAAGATCTTCCCTGAAAAAAATTACATTCTGGTAAGCGGTTCAGTACCGGGCCATATCGGTTCTATAGTTTTCATTCAAAAATAG
- the rplN gene encoding 50S ribosomal protein L14, translating to MIQQESRLNVADNSGAKEVLCIRVLGNSGQRYAKIGDKIVVTVKDATPAGGIKKGTVAKAVIVRTTNKLRRKDGSYIRFDDNAVVILNAADEPRGTRIFGPVARELRDKGYMRIVSLAPEVL from the coding sequence ATGATTCAGCAAGAAAGCCGGTTGAACGTGGCCGATAACAGTGGAGCTAAAGAAGTGCTTTGTATTCGCGTACTGGGCAACAGCGGTCAGCGTTATGCAAAGATTGGCGATAAAATAGTTGTAACGGTTAAAGACGCTACACCTGCTGGCGGTATTAAAAAAGGTACGGTTGCAAAAGCAGTTATTGTGCGCACTACAAACAAGCTGCGCCGTAAAGACGGGTCTTACATCCGCTTTGACGACAATGCAGTAGTGATCTTAAACGCAGCTGACGAACCAAGAGGTACGCGTATTTTTGGACCGGTAGCCCGTGAGCTTCGTGATAAAGGGTATATGAGAATTGTTTCATTAGCTCCCGAAGTACTGTAA
- the rplW gene encoding 50S ribosomal protein L23 has product MKPSEILIKPILTEKANAQQEKLRRYAFKVAKKSNKLEIKKAIEAFYGVTVTSVNTVVAPAKNKTRYTKAGFIQGRKSGYKKAYVTVAEGEEIDLYANI; this is encoded by the coding sequence ATGAAACCGTCTGAGATATTAATAAAACCGATTTTAACCGAAAAAGCAAATGCCCAGCAGGAAAAACTGCGCCGGTATGCTTTTAAGGTGGCAAAAAAATCCAATAAGCTGGAGATCAAAAAAGCGATCGAAGCTTTTTACGGTGTTACCGTTACCAGCGTCAATACAGTTGTTGCACCTGCAAAAAATAAGACCCGCTATACAAAGGCCGGTTTTATTCAGGGCCGCAAATCCGGTTACAAAAAAGCGTATGTAACCGTAGCAGAAGGAGAGGAGATCGATCTGTATGCAAACATTTAA
- the rplP gene encoding 50S ribosomal protein L16, with protein MLQPKRTKHRKMQKGRMKGNAKRGTTISFGSYALKALDAHWITDRQIEAARQALTRSMKREGNVWIRIFPDKPITKKPAEVRMGKGKGNLEYWAAVVQPGRIIFEVDGVSEEVARQALALASGKLPIKTKFTMRRDLVTH; from the coding sequence ATGTTACAACCGAAGAGAACGAAGCACAGGAAAATGCAGAAAGGCCGCATGAAGGGCAATGCGAAAAGAGGTACTACCATTTCGTTTGGTTCTTATGCGTTAAAAGCCCTGGATGCTCACTGGATTACTGATCGTCAGATTGAGGCTGCACGTCAGGCATTGACCCGTAGTATGAAAAGAGAGGGAAATGTCTGGATCCGTATTTTCCCTGATAAACCCATTACAAAGAAACCTGCTGAAGTACGTATGGGTAAAGGTAAAGGGAACCTGGAATACTGGGCTGCTGTTGTACAACCCGGCCGTATCATTTTTGAGGTGGACGGTGTTAGTGAAGAAGTGGCCCGCCAGGCACTGGCGCTGGCGTCCGGTAAGCTACCCATTAAGACCAAGTTCACCATGCGCAGGGATTTAGTGACACACTAA
- the rpsS gene encoding 30S ribosomal protein S19, with protein MARSIKKGPYVATHLEKKVLAINEGKGKKAVIKTWSRRSTITPDFVGHTFAVHNGNKFIPVYVTEFMVGHKLGEFAPTRNFKGHAGDKK; from the coding sequence ATGGCTCGTTCGATAAAAAAAGGTCCTTATGTAGCAACTCACCTGGAAAAGAAAGTGCTGGCTATTAATGAAGGAAAAGGGAAAAAGGCTGTAATAAAAACCTGGAGCCGCCGCTCTACCATTACGCCTGATTTTGTTGGCCACACTTTTGCAGTGCATAACGGAAATAAATTCATACCGGTATATGTTACAGAGTTTATGGTAGGTCATAAGCTGGGTGAATTTGCGCCAACCCGCAATTTTAAAGGGCATGCGGGCGATAAAAAATAA
- the rpsQ gene encoding 30S ribosomal protein S17: MSERNLRKTRIGVVTSNKMTKTITVAVERKVKHPIYGKFLKKTTRFHAHDEKNECSIGDTVKIMETRPLSKLKRWRLVEVIEKVK; this comes from the coding sequence ATGTCTGAAAGAAATTTAAGAAAAACAAGAATAGGTGTGGTTACCAGCAACAAGATGACTAAAACCATTACAGTTGCGGTAGAAAGAAAAGTAAAACACCCTATTTACGGTAAGTTCCTTAAAAAAACGACCCGGTTTCATGCTCATGATGAAAAAAATGAGTGCAGTATTGGGGACACTGTTAAAATTATGGAAACCCGCCCCCTGAGCAAATTAAAGCGCTGGAGATTGGTGGAAGTGATTGAAAAGGTGAAATAA
- the rplB gene encoding 50S ribosomal protein L2, whose protein sequence is MSVKKYKPVTAGTRWRIGNSFSEITTNQPEKSLVETKKSTGGRNSSGHLTMRYRGGGHKKKYRIIDFKRNKHDIAAKVVSIEYDPNRTAFIALLEYADGEKRYILAPQGLTVGAEVISGNMVAPEIGNALQLKNMPLGTNVHNIELNPGQGGKISRSAGASAQLTNKEEKYAVLKMPSGELRKVLINCFATVGVVSNSDHSLQSMGKAGRNRWRGIRPRNRGVAMNPVDHPMGGGEGRASGGHPRSRTGKYAKGEKTRTVGKASDKLIIQRKNGSKLAK, encoded by the coding sequence ATGTCAGTAAAAAAGTATAAACCGGTAACCGCCGGTACCCGCTGGAGAATCGGAAACTCGTTTTCTGAAATCACTACGAACCAGCCCGAAAAAAGCCTGGTGGAAACCAAGAAGAGCACAGGCGGTCGTAACTCTTCCGGTCACTTAACCATGCGTTACAGAGGGGGTGGTCATAAAAAGAAATATCGTATTATAGATTTCAAGAGAAATAAGCATGATATTGCTGCAAAGGTGGTAAGCATTGAATATGATCCCAACCGTACAGCCTTTATTGCGCTTTTGGAATATGCTGATGGAGAGAAGCGTTATATCCTTGCTCCCCAGGGGCTGACTGTTGGCGCTGAAGTGATCAGCGGTAACATGGTAGCTCCTGAAATCGGGAATGCTTTACAACTGAAGAACATGCCGTTGGGTACCAATGTGCATAATATTGAGCTGAACCCTGGACAGGGCGGAAAAATTTCCCGTAGTGCCGGTGCTTCCGCCCAGCTGACCAACAAGGAAGAGAAATACGCGGTATTGAAAATGCCTTCCGGCGAATTACGGAAAGTGCTGATTAACTGTTTTGCTACGGTAGGTGTGGTAAGCAATAGCGATCACAGCCTGCAAAGCATGGGTAAGGCAGGAAGAAACAGGTGGAGAGGGATCCGCCCAAGGAACCGTGGTGTTGCCATGAACCCCGTAGATCACCCGATGGGTGGTGGTGAAGGTAGAGCTTCCGGTGGTCACCCACGCAGCCGTACCGGTAAATATGCCAAAGGTGAAAAAACAAGAACTGTTGGCAAAGCAAGCGATAAGTTAATTATCCAGCGCAAAAACGGTAGCAAACTGGCTAAATAG
- the rplD gene encoding 50S ribosomal protein L4, whose translation MQIEVLNIEGKGTGRSIELPDDIFGAEPNNHVIYLAVKQYLAAQRQGTHKVKTRAEVHGASRKLHKQKGTGGSRKGNIRNPLYKGGGTIFGPKPRDYSFKLNKKVKDLAKISALSYKAKENAIVVVEDVNLDAPKTKTLATALSKWNVGDKKSLFILPEPNENVELSLRNVPSVLAMPLSDINTYDIVNSEVLVLSEGAAKIFSEDLEEAVEA comes from the coding sequence ATGCAAATTGAAGTTTTAAATATAGAAGGTAAAGGCACCGGCCGTTCCATAGAGTTGCCTGATGATATTTTTGGCGCTGAGCCCAATAATCATGTCATTTATCTGGCTGTAAAGCAATATTTAGCTGCCCAGCGCCAGGGGACGCACAAAGTAAAGACCCGTGCAGAAGTGCATGGCGCCAGCAGAAAACTGCATAAACAAAAAGGAACCGGTGGCAGCCGTAAAGGAAATATCCGGAACCCTTTGTACAAAGGCGGTGGTACTATCTTTGGTCCCAAGCCGCGTGATTACAGCTTTAAACTGAACAAGAAAGTAAAAGATCTTGCCAAGATCTCCGCACTTTCCTATAAGGCCAAAGAAAATGCTATTGTTGTTGTGGAAGATGTAAACCTGGATGCTCCCAAAACAAAAACATTAGCCACAGCATTGAGCAAGTGGAATGTAGGTGATAAAAAATCATTGTTCATTTTGCCTGAGCCCAATGAGAATGTGGAGCTGTCCCTGCGCAATGTGCCTTCAGTGCTGGCAATGCCGTTGAGCGATATCAATACTTATGATATTGTGAATTCTGAGGTGCTGGTGCTTTCTGAGGGGGCTGCAAAAATATTTTCTGAAGATTTAGAAGAGGCTGTAGAAGCTTAA
- the rpsC gene encoding 30S ribosomal protein S3, protein MGQKANPIGNRLGIIRGWESNWYGSKKDFASKLIEDNKIRTYLNARINKGGISKIVIERTLGKLIITIHTSKPGIIIGKGGGEVDRIKEELKKLTHNDDVQINILEIRRPETDAMIVGDTIARQIENRINFKRATKMAIASALRMGAEGIKVKLSGRLGGAEIARSEEFKQGRVPLHTFRMDIDYANVFAQTVYGKIGIKVWICKGEVLAKRDLNPNFISGNDKNVGGGDRREHRRDDRRGDRRGGGRDRKN, encoded by the coding sequence ATGGGTCAAAAAGCAAATCCAATTGGTAACAGATTAGGTATCATCCGCGGATGGGAATCTAACTGGTATGGAAGCAAAAAAGACTTTGCTTCTAAGTTAATCGAAGACAATAAGATCAGAACTTACCTGAATGCGCGCATTAACAAGGGAGGAATCTCTAAAATTGTTATCGAAAGAACCTTAGGTAAGTTAATTATAACCATTCATACATCCAAGCCGGGCATCATCATTGGTAAAGGTGGTGGAGAAGTAGATCGCATCAAAGAAGAGCTGAAGAAATTAACACATAATGATGATGTGCAGATCAACATTCTGGAGATCCGCCGCCCGGAAACTGACGCGATGATTGTGGGGGATACCATCGCCCGCCAGATCGAAAACCGGATCAACTTCAAACGCGCCACAAAAATGGCCATTGCATCTGCATTGCGTATGGGTGCGGAAGGGATCAAGGTAAAGCTGAGCGGTCGTTTGGGAGGCGCTGAAATTGCCCGCAGCGAAGAGTTCAAGCAGGGCCGAGTTCCTTTGCATACTTTTCGTATGGATATTGATTATGCAAACGTATTTGCTCAGACTGTTTACGGAAAAATTGGGATCAAGGTTTGGATCTGTAAAGGTGAGGTTTTAGCAAAACGTGATCTGAATCCGAACTTTATCTCCGGAAATGATAAAAATGTAGGGGGCGGAGACAGGAGAGAGCATCGCAGGGATGACCGGAGAGGTGATCGCCGCGGAGGCGGAAGAGACAGAAAAAATTAA
- the rpmC gene encoding 50S ribosomal protein L29: MSKKKEFIDSIKGLSVEDLKVQLEQSKQRLKKLEFAHAISPLENPMSIRALRKDIARIETFLKQNSEAAKA, encoded by the coding sequence ATGTCAAAGAAAAAAGAATTTATAGACAGCATAAAAGGGTTAAGCGTTGAAGACTTAAAGGTTCAGTTGGAGCAATCTAAACAACGGCTTAAAAAGCTGGAGTTTGCGCACGCCATCTCTCCGCTTGAAAACCCGATGTCTATCAGGGCGCTTCGTAAAGATATCGCCAGGATTGAAACGTTTTTAAAACAAAACAGCGAAGCTGCAAAAGCTTAG
- the rplX gene encoding 50S ribosomal protein L24, which translates to MSKRFKPKYNIKKGDLVIVISGAAKPRKDDNGKYEYKPRLVKEVLVEDGKVLVEGVNIKTKHTKPSAQNTKGGIVKTEAPIHISNVMLWDAKAKAPSKVKRVREEGKTQRIFKKSGEKI; encoded by the coding sequence ATGAGCAAAAGATTTAAACCTAAGTACAATATTAAAAAAGGTGATCTGGTTATTGTTATCAGCGGTGCTGCAAAGCCCCGCAAAGATGATAACGGTAAGTATGAATATAAACCCCGTTTGGTAAAAGAGGTTCTGGTGGAGGATGGAAAAGTGCTGGTAGAAGGAGTGAACATTAAAACCAAACATACAAAGCCTTCCGCTCAGAATACAAAAGGCGGTATTGTAAAAACCGAAGCTCCTATTCATATAAGCAACGTAATGTTGTGGGATGCAAAAGCCAAAGCGCCTTCTAAAGTAAAACGTGTTCGGGAAGAAGGGAAAACACAGCGCATCTTCAAGAAATCAGGAGAAAAAATCTAA